The window GGGACGTGGTCGAGTTCCGGTTCAATGTGTGAGCGGATGAGTTAACACCACGTCCCTGACGTGGCAAACATGCAGGTCAGAAGGGGCCGGGCTCGTGGGAGCCCGGCCCCTTCATCGATCTCAGGTGTCGTGGACGGTGCCCGTATCCCGCGCCCGCCCGGATCCTGCCCGACGACCGGCCGCCCTCACCGCCGAACCCGTCCCGGTCGTGGCGGCAAGGCCGCTGTGAGCAGAGCGGGCACCCTATGATCGAGTATGAACTGCGATGAGTTCGTAGAGCTGGTGACCGCCTTTCTTGACGGTGCCATGGATGAGCCGACCGAGCTTCGCTTTCTCACGCATCTGACGGTGTGCGACGACTGCGAGATGTGTCTCGAACAGTTCAAGCAGATCATCGCGATGGTGGGCGAACTGCCCGAGGCGAGCCTGACCGTCGAAACGCGCGACCAACTGCGGGGCGCTTTCC of the Streptomyces sp. NBC_00287 genome contains:
- a CDS encoding anti-sigma factor family protein; the protein is MNCDEFVELVTAFLDGAMDEPTELRFLTHLTVCDDCEMCLEQFKQIIAMVGELPEASLTVETRDQLRGAFRALRRG